A DNA window from Nitratidesulfovibrio sp. contains the following coding sequences:
- the lptB gene encoding LPS export ABC transporter ATP-binding protein: MLRGEDLHKQFGQREVVRGVSLTVTQGETVGLLGPNGAGKTTTFYMLIGIIKPTSGRVELDGRDIADWPLHERARVGLSYLPQESSIFRRLTVRQNLQMILEHTGLSRAQQKERSDMLLEDFGITHLADSVALHLSGGERRRLEIARSMIREPKFILLDEPFAGIDPLAVDDIQQLITGLRNRGIGVLISDHNVRETLHICDRAYLVHQGEVILEGTPAHIVDNPRARDVYLGEGFSL, translated from the coding sequence ATGCTGCGCGGCGAGGACCTGCACAAACAGTTCGGCCAGCGCGAGGTGGTGCGCGGCGTATCGCTGACGGTGACCCAGGGCGAGACCGTGGGGCTGCTTGGCCCCAACGGCGCGGGCAAGACCACCACGTTCTACATGCTCATCGGCATCATCAAGCCGACATCGGGACGGGTCGAGCTTGATGGCCGCGACATCGCCGACTGGCCCCTGCACGAACGGGCACGGGTGGGACTGAGCTACCTGCCGCAGGAAAGCTCCATCTTCCGTCGGCTCACCGTGCGCCAGAACCTTCAGATGATTCTCGAACACACCGGGCTTTCCAGGGCGCAGCAGAAGGAACGCAGCGACATGCTGCTGGAGGACTTCGGCATCACCCACCTGGCCGATTCCGTGGCCCTGCATCTTTCCGGCGGCGAACGACGACGGCTGGAGATCGCCCGGTCCATGATCCGCGAGCCCAAGTTCATCCTGCTGGACGAACCGTTCGCGGGCATCGACCCGCTGGCCGTGGACGACATCCAGCAGCTCATCACCGGCCTGCGCAACCGGGGCATCGGGGTGCTCATTTCCGACCACAACGTGCGGGAAACCCTGCACATTTGCGACAGGGCCTATCTGGTGCACCAGGGCGAGGTGATACTGGAAGGCACCCCAGCTCATATCGTGGACA
- a CDS encoding LptA/OstA family protein codes for MRHTGIRSALCVALLLTFSAPAVAADAKSATEVRRDVPTAVKSDRMQYDAKGQVVVFEGDVYVQRPDFEMWAEKITLHLRKKAAKSGKAGAGQGAEASGTSGTSGASGGTGAGGPGGMDAGEIDRMVAERNVRMKRDTRTGECEKATYTVDNAVLVMEGNPVLHEGENSIKGDIITFYTRENRSEVRGTSTKRVQAVFTSSGDVNPLGESRDNGKDAKPASKDPKDVNDTRDASTGDATSKGAAQ; via the coding sequence ATGAGACATACCGGCATCCGCTCCGCGCTGTGCGTGGCGCTGCTGTTGACCTTTTCGGCCCCCGCCGTGGCGGCTGACGCCAAATCGGCCACCGAGGTGCGTCGTGACGTGCCCACCGCCGTCAAGTCCGACCGCATGCAGTACGACGCCAAGGGCCAGGTAGTGGTCTTCGAGGGTGATGTGTACGTCCAGCGGCCCGACTTCGAGATGTGGGCCGAAAAGATTACCCTGCACCTTCGCAAGAAGGCGGCCAAGTCCGGCAAGGCAGGGGCAGGGCAGGGTGCGGAAGCGTCTGGCACTTCGGGCACTTCGGGCGCTTCTGGCGGGACGGGGGCGGGTGGCCCAGGTGGGATGGACGCGGGCGAGATCGACCGCATGGTGGCCGAGCGCAACGTGCGCATGAAGCGCGATACCCGTACCGGCGAATGCGAGAAGGCCACCTACACCGTGGACAACGCCGTGCTGGTCATGGAAGGCAACCCCGTGCTGCACGAGGGCGAGAACAGCATCAAGGGCGACATCATCACCTTCTACACCCGCGAGAACCGCAGCGAAGTGCGCGGCACCTCCACCAAGCGGGTGCAGGCGGTGTTCACCTCGTCCGGCGACGTGAACCCCCTTGGCGAATCCAGGGATAACGGCAAGGACGCCAAGCCCGCTTCCAAGGACCCCAAGGACGTCAACGACACCAGGGACGCCTCCACGGGCGATGCCACCTCCAAGGGGGCTGCCCAGTGA
- the lptC gene encoding LPS export ABC transporter periplasmic protein LptC — protein sequence MRRRTLLILLLVALLVGGAAAWRWQGGMRQALESAISGGVTDATTLEEAVGVAMKGIELVQGEKGIELWRLKATWAQLRQSNNAIDVDRPDLVYQMDGGRQLRIVARKGEVQQQIQMMRMWDDVHATHDRHELFARLMVYNGTSRTMYFPEGARIEGQSLSGNATRLEWDMASDVLRGSDGVSMLLVPRSGGVNGEPATDKAATTRATSVRTGQAQDARKAAAPTPPQKKAAAQKKTAQKVPDKKSSGKKSPDKKSSDQTSPDKKSAAPKAARRDAGASKPTKQENRQ from the coding sequence ATGAGACGCCGTACGCTGTTGATCCTGCTGCTGGTGGCACTGCTTGTCGGCGGGGCCGCCGCGTGGCGCTGGCAGGGCGGAATGCGCCAGGCGCTGGAATCGGCCATTTCCGGCGGCGTTACCGATGCCACCACGCTGGAAGAGGCGGTGGGTGTGGCCATGAAGGGTATCGAGCTGGTGCAGGGCGAAAAGGGCATTGAACTGTGGCGGCTGAAGGCCACTTGGGCCCAGTTGCGCCAGAGCAACAACGCCATCGACGTGGACAGGCCCGACCTTGTCTACCAGATGGACGGCGGCAGGCAGCTGCGCATCGTGGCCAGGAAGGGCGAAGTGCAGCAGCAGATACAGATGATGCGCATGTGGGACGATGTGCATGCCACCCACGACCGCCATGAACTGTTTGCCAGGCTTATGGTGTACAACGGCACCAGCCGGACCATGTATTTTCCCGAAGGCGCCCGCATAGAGGGGCAGAGCCTTTCGGGCAACGCCACTAGGCTGGAATGGGACATGGCCAGCGACGTGCTGCGCGGCAGCGACGGCGTGTCCATGCTGCTTGTTCCTCGTTCGGGCGGCGTGAACGGCGAGCCCGCTACGGACAAGGCCGCGACCACCAGGGCGACTTCGGTCAGGACCGGACAGGCGCAGGACGCCCGCAAGGCAGCCGCCCCCACTCCCCCGCAGAAAAAGGCCGCCGCGCAAAAGAAGACCGCGCAGAAGGTGCCGGACAAGAAGTCGTCGGGCAAGAAGTCGCCGGACAAGAAGTCATCCGACCAAACGTCACCGGACAAGAAGTCAGCGGCCCCCAAGGCCGCGCGGCGGGACGCGGGCGCATCCAAGCCAACCAAGCAGGAGAACAGGCAATGA
- a CDS encoding HAD-IIIA family hydrolase → MRAEDLARSISLLVLDVDGVMTDGGLYYDDEGRVTKRFNVQDGLGIKLAQAAGITVAVITGLASGAVEARIRSLGIEDYHAGFLHKSECIDSIRRKYDLEWSQVAYLGDDWVDFGPLKLVGLPMAVANAQPEVKALARYVTTTNGGHGAVREAIRFLLVEQGVLDRMLESWPEQA, encoded by the coding sequence ATGCGAGCTGAAGACCTGGCCCGGTCCATCTCGCTGCTGGTGCTGGACGTGGACGGCGTGATGACCGACGGCGGCCTGTACTATGACGACGAAGGCCGGGTGACCAAGCGCTTCAACGTGCAGGACGGGCTGGGCATCAAGCTGGCGCAGGCCGCTGGCATCACCGTTGCGGTGATTACCGGGCTTGCCTCCGGCGCGGTCGAGGCGCGCATCCGCAGCCTTGGCATAGAGGACTACCACGCGGGCTTCCTGCACAAGTCGGAATGCATCGACTCCATTCGCCGCAAGTATGACCTTGAATGGTCGCAGGTGGCCTACCTTGGCGACGACTGGGTGGACTTCGGTCCGCTGAAGCTGGTGGGCCTGCCCATGGCCGTGGCCAACGCCCAGCCAGAGGTCAAGGCCCTGGCCCGCTACGTGACCACCACCAACGGCGGTCACGGTGCCGTGCGCGAAGCCATCCGCTTTCTGCTGGTGGAGCAGGGGGTGCTGGACCGCATGCTGGAAAGCTGGCCGGAGCAGGCATGA
- the kdsA gene encoding 3-deoxy-8-phosphooctulonate synthase: MTPDALYERLKARRFIFAGPCALESLELALDTAHAVREAAEAAGLFVVFKSSWDKANRTSLDGFRGPGLARGMEWLARIKQETGLPVVTDIHEPEQARPVAEVADVLQIPAFLCRQTTLLLAAAQTGRVVNVKKGQFVAPWDMAPALDKLRSTGNNRILLTERGASFGYNNLVVDFRSLPIMQGFGVPVVFDATHSVQLPGGKGTSSDGDRRFVPMLSRAAVAAGVDGVFLETHPDPDHALCDGPNSWPLDRLAPLLRDFAALWSLPHAS, encoded by the coding sequence ATGACGCCGGACGCCCTGTACGAGCGCCTGAAGGCGCGCCGGTTCATTTTCGCCGGGCCATGCGCCCTGGAAAGCCTGGAACTGGCCCTGGACACCGCCCATGCCGTGCGCGAGGCGGCCGAGGCCGCCGGGCTGTTCGTCGTGTTCAAAAGCTCGTGGGACAAGGCCAACCGCACGTCGCTGGACGGCTTTCGCGGCCCCGGACTTGCGCGCGGCATGGAATGGCTGGCCCGCATCAAGCAGGAAACCGGCCTGCCCGTGGTCACCGACATCCACGAGCCGGAACAGGCCCGGCCCGTGGCCGAAGTGGCCGACGTGCTCCAGATTCCCGCCTTCCTGTGCCGCCAGACCACCCTGTTGCTGGCCGCCGCCCAGACGGGCCGGGTGGTCAACGTCAAGAAGGGGCAGTTCGTGGCCCCGTGGGACATGGCCCCGGCGCTCGACAAGCTGCGCTCCACCGGCAACAACCGCATCCTTCTGACGGAACGCGGGGCCAGCTTCGGGTACAACAATCTGGTGGTTGACTTCCGTTCGTTGCCCATCATGCAGGGCTTCGGCGTGCCGGTGGTGTTCGACGCCACCCACTCGGTGCAGTTGCCCGGCGGCAAGGGCACCTCGTCCGACGGCGACCGCCGCTTCGTGCCCATGCTGTCCCGGGCAGCCGTGGCCGCCGGGGTCGACGGGGTGTTCCTGGAAACCCACCCCGACCCCGACCACGCCCTGTGCGACGGCCCCAATAGCTGGCCGCTGGACAGGTTGGCCCCGCTGCTGCGCGATTTTGCCGCCCTCTGGAGTCTGCCCCATGCGAGCTGA